The Brasilonema sennae CENA114 genome includes a region encoding these proteins:
- a CDS encoding DUF433 domain-containing protein, with the protein MQLEDYFDFLSPDDIRLKGHRIGIDNVLDYYLEGYTPEEIAANLPTLGLEQIYATITYYLHNRAQMDAYLSRLTNRREQRYQEWIANPSPLVQRLRVLKAQRTEQQVSAS; encoded by the coding sequence ATGCAATTAGAAGATTATTTTGACTTTTTGTCACCCGATGATATTCGTCTAAAAGGACATCGCATTGGGATTGATAATGTGCTTGATTATTATTTGGAAGGATACACACCGGAAGAAATTGCAGCTAATCTGCCTACTCTGGGCTTAGAGCAGATTTACGCTACTATTACTTATTATCTGCACAATCGTGCCCAGATGGATGCCTACCTGTCACGTTTGACAAACAGGCGTGAACAGCGTTACCAAGAATGGATTGCTAATCCTTCACCTTTGGTACAACGCTTAAGAGTATTAAAAGCTCAAAGAACTGAACAGCAGGTTAGTGCTTCGTGA
- the crtO gene encoding beta-carotene ketolase CrtO — protein MQEYDVVIIGAGHNGLVCAAYLLKAGYSVLLLEKRPIPGGGATTEEYLPQEAPGFKFNLCAIDHEFIHLGPVVQELELEKYGLQYLECDPVVFCPHPDGKYFLAHKSVEKTSAEIARYNERDAKKYLEFTQYWQRAIGAMIPIFNAPPKSVLDILGNYDITKLKDLFSVIGSTNKALDFIRNMLTSGEDIVNEWFDSEFLKAPLARLASELGAPPSQKTLGIGAIMMAMRHNPGMTRPRGGTGALTQALVNLVTSKGGVILTDQQVKKILIDDNRAVGVRVANGIEYRAKHAVISNIDAKRVFLQLMDTSDVNAADPGLRERLERRIVNNNETILKIDLALNEPLRFEHHEHKDEYLIGSILIADSVTHVEQAHSRCSLGEIPDSDPSMYVVVPTVLDPSMAPPGKHTAWIEFFCPYQVAGAEGTGLNGTGWTDELKNKVADKVIDKLADYAPNVKDAIIARGVESPAELGERLGAYKGNYYHIDMTLDQMVFFRPLPEIANYQTPISGLYLTGAGTHPGGSISGMPGRNCARVFLQSKQPIVQRLKDAGDSIKSTVESVFKINN, from the coding sequence ATGCAAGAGTATGATGTTGTCATTATCGGAGCAGGACACAACGGCTTAGTTTGTGCCGCTTATTTGCTCAAGGCTGGCTATAGTGTGCTACTATTGGAAAAACGTCCTATTCCTGGTGGTGGAGCAACAACAGAAGAATATTTACCACAAGAAGCTCCTGGATTTAAGTTTAACTTGTGTGCTATTGACCACGAGTTTATTCATCTAGGACCAGTTGTACAAGAATTAGAGCTGGAAAAATACGGTTTGCAATATCTGGAGTGCGATCCTGTTGTTTTCTGTCCGCATCCGGATGGCAAGTATTTTTTAGCTCATAAATCAGTAGAAAAAACGAGTGCCGAAATTGCGCGTTACAATGAACGCGATGCCAAAAAATATCTAGAATTTACACAATACTGGCAGCGGGCGATTGGTGCAATGATTCCGATATTTAATGCACCGCCCAAATCTGTCTTAGATATTCTTGGCAACTACGACATTACAAAGCTGAAAGATTTATTTTCGGTAATTGGTTCTACCAATAAGGCTCTGGACTTTATTCGCAATATGCTAACCAGCGGTGAGGATATTGTCAACGAGTGGTTTGATTCAGAATTTCTCAAAGCACCTCTGGCAAGACTTGCATCAGAACTTGGTGCACCTCCCTCCCAAAAAACCCTTGGTATTGGTGCAATTATGATGGCAATGCGTCATAATCCAGGGATGACTAGACCGCGTGGCGGTACTGGTGCATTAACGCAAGCTTTGGTAAACTTGGTGACAAGTAAAGGCGGCGTTATCCTCACAGACCAGCAGGTTAAGAAAATTTTGATTGACGATAATCGTGCTGTTGGTGTGCGGGTAGCTAATGGCATAGAATACCGTGCTAAGCACGCAGTGATTTCAAACATTGATGCCAAGCGTGTATTTTTACAATTAATGGATACCAGCGATGTAAATGCTGCTGATCCAGGTTTACGGGAAAGATTAGAACGCCGCATTGTCAACAACAACGAAACTATCCTCAAGATAGACTTGGCTTTAAACGAACCACTGCGGTTTGAACACCACGAACACAAGGACGAATACCTGATTGGGTCTATTTTAATAGCAGATTCTGTTACTCATGTAGAACAGGCTCATAGCAGATGTAGTTTAGGAGAAATTCCAGATTCTGACCCCTCAATGTATGTCGTTGTGCCAACAGTGCTAGATCCATCAATGGCACCTCCTGGTAAGCATACCGCATGGATTGAGTTTTTCTGTCCGTATCAAGTCGCAGGTGCAGAAGGTACTGGTTTAAATGGTACAGGGTGGACTGATGAATTAAAAAACAAAGTCGCAGACAAGGTGATTGATAAGCTTGCAGACTACGCACCAAATGTGAAGGACGCAATTATCGCCCGTGGTGTGGAAAGTCCAGCGGAACTAGGAGAAAGATTAGGCGCGTATAAAGGAAATTATTACCATATTGATATGACTTTAGATCAGATGGTATTTTTCCGTCCCTTGCCAGAGATTGCCAACTACCAAACACCTATTTCGGGTTTGTATTTGACAGGTGCAGGCACTCATCCCGGCGGTTCTATTTCAGGAATGCCAGGACGCAACTGTGCGCGAGTCTTTTTGCAGAGTAAGCAGCCCATAGTACAAAGGCTAAAGGACGCAGGGGATTCGATTAAATCAACAGTTGAATCTGTGTTTAAGATTAACAACTAA
- a CDS encoding DUF2993 domain-containing protein gives MSEDQRIEEKMLSREAEKQLSKQLDTADKIDVDIQTDFLKLLQGMVDGVSVEGQGLVKQDIRIQEIKLQIDNVAVNPFSVLFGQVELNEPVNITTRVVMTEKDINRAMISEFIRSKMPTFKFNADGKTVSLYPEEIQMKLLEDNKMTVALKVTLTEDGNTRPLSFTAQYSPRTDEKPIILEYFNCTQGEGISLEVVVALMQKVKELVKLPSFKYENIVLQIRKMEIQKEIMILLVDARLKKLPSF, from the coding sequence ATGTCAGAAGATCAACGTATAGAAGAAAAAATGCTTTCCCGCGAAGCTGAGAAGCAACTTTCTAAACAGCTAGATACAGCAGACAAAATAGACGTAGATATACAAACTGATTTCCTGAAATTATTGCAGGGTATGGTAGATGGAGTTTCTGTTGAAGGTCAGGGACTGGTCAAACAAGATATTCGCATACAGGAAATCAAGCTGCAAATAGATAACGTCGCAGTTAATCCATTCAGTGTTCTCTTTGGTCAAGTTGAACTGAATGAACCAGTTAATATCACTACTCGTGTTGTCATGACAGAAAAAGATATTAACCGTGCTATGATTTCCGAGTTTATCCGTAGCAAGATGCCAACTTTTAAGTTTAATGCCGATGGTAAAACTGTATCTTTATATCCAGAGGAGATACAAATGAAGCTACTAGAGGATAACAAAATGACAGTGGCGTTAAAAGTGACATTAACAGAGGATGGAAATACTCGTCCATTAAGTTTTACAGCACAATATTCCCCACGTACCGACGAAAAACCTATCATTTTAGAATATTTTAACTGCACTCAAGGAGAAGGAATTTCACTTGAAGTCGTTGTTGCGTTAATGCAAAAAGTGAAAGAATTGGTAAAATTACCAAGTTTTAAATATGAAAATATCGTGTTACAAATCAGAAAAATGGAAATACAAAAAGAGATTATGATACTTTTGGTAGATGCTCGTTTAAAAAAACTTCCATCCTTCTGA
- a CDS encoding tetratricopeptide repeat protein, whose protein sequence is MPLSGATKFVGREEELQHLHQLLQKNDCVAIAAISGMGGVGKTELALQYANTHREAYQGGICWLLPKAADVGVQLVQFARTHLDLNPPEISPDFDLLAQVAYCWRRWREREVLLVLDDVAKYKEIKPYLPPSSSRFKVLMTTRAHFGQIPKLSLGVLQPEAALELLRTLVGAERVDEEIAQAESLCAWLGYLPLGLELVGRYLARKEDLSLEDMLRRLEKKRLEQPALVKSEDDMTAQLGVQAAFELSWQELNNTDKQLACLLSLFAPAPIPWQLIEFCLADVDAEELEESRDDKLLNLHLLQRKEKGIYQLHPLLREFFQANLKAPAFLATWGNLQYAFATAMIAVAKEIPQTLTREQITAISPVIPHIAEVANNLIEYVSDEDLIWAFLGNASFYNSQGLYDQAEPWYEQCLEVTKKRLGEEHPSVATSLSSLGLLYNSQGRYTEAEPLFQQALELTRRLLGDEHSSVASSLNNLALLYNSQGRYAEAEPLFQQALELYRRLLGDEHPHVALSLNNLALLYNSQGRYAEAKPLFQQALELYRRLLGDEHPHVALSLNNLALLYNSQGRYAEAKPLFQQALELYRRLLGDEHPHVALSLNNLALLYNSQGRYAEAKPLFQQALELYRRLLGDEHPHVALSLNNLALLYNSQGRYAEAKPLFQQALELYRRLLGDEHPHVALSLNNLAELYNSQGKYAEAEPLLQQALELSRRLLGDEHPNVALSLNNLAGLYDSQGRYAEAEPLLQQALELSRRLLGDEHPSVATSLGNLAGLYSSQGRYAEAKLLYLQALELRRRLLGDEHPDIAQSLNNLAELYRSQGRYAEAEPLYKQALELTRRLLGEEHPSVATSLNNLALLYYSQGRYAEAEPLFQQALELMRRLLGDEHPDIALSLNNLALLYDSQGRYTEAEPLHQQALELMRRLLGDEHPSVATSLNNLAELYRSQGRYAEAEPLYKQALELMRRLLGDEHPSVAQSLNNLAGIYYSQGRYIEAEPLFQQALELSRRLLGDEHPDIPQSLNNLAGIYYSQGRYAEAEPLFQQALELSRRLLGDEHPDVAQSLNNLAELYRSQGRYAEAEPLYKQALEICERHLGVDHLCTMTVRRNYAICLRRGYF, encoded by the coding sequence TTGCCCTTAAGTGGGGCGACAAAGTTCGTCGGACGTGAAGAAGAACTGCAACACCTCCATCAACTCTTGCAGAAAAATGACTGCGTAGCAATAGCCGCCATTTCTGGTATGGGTGGAGTAGGGAAAACCGAACTGGCGCTTCAATATGCAAACACTCACCGCGAAGCTTACCAAGGTGGAATTTGTTGGTTACTTCCGAAAGCTGCGGATGTGGGAGTGCAGTTGGTGCAGTTTGCGCGTACTCACCTTGACTTAAACCCACCAGAAATATCGCCGGATTTTGATTTACTCGCGCAAGTCGCATACTGCTGGCGGCGATGGCGTGAACGTGAAGTGCTGCTTGTGCTGGATGATGTGGCGAAATACAAAGAAATTAAGCCGTATCTCCCACCATCATCTTCCCGGTTTAAGGTGTTGATGACAACAAGAGCACACTTTGGGCAAATTCCGAAATTATCATTAGGTGTGCTGCAACCAGAAGCGGCGCTGGAGTTATTACGAACACTCGTTGGTGCAGAACGGGTTGATGAAGAAATTGCACAAGCAGAATCTTTGTGTGCATGGCTGGGATATTTGCCCTTGGGGTTAGAATTAGTCGGGCGGTATCTCGCACGGAAAGAAGATTTGTCCCTAGAAGATATGTTGCGGAGGTTGGAGAAAAAGAGATTAGAACAACCAGCCCTTGTGAAGTCAGAAGACGACATGACAGCACAACTGGGTGTGCAAGCCGCCTTTGAGTTGAGTTGGCAGGAATTAAACAACACGGATAAGCAGCTGGCGTGTTTGCTGAGTTTATTTGCACCTGCACCGATACCTTGGCAGTTGATAGAATTTTGCTTAGCCGATGTAGATGCAGAAGAGTTAGAAGAAAGTCGGGATGATAAGCTGCTGAATTTGCATTTGCTACAGCGTAAGGAAAAGGGAATTTATCAATTGCATCCACTGCTGAGGGAATTTTTTCAAGCGAATCTTAAAGCCCCAGCTTTTCTGGCAACTTGGGGGAATCTTCAATATGCTTTTGCCACAGCAATGATAGCAGTCGCCAAAGAGATTCCTCAAACTCTGACTCGTGAACAAATTACCGCTATCTCTCCCGTCATACCTCATATAGCAGAAGTCGCCAACAATCTTATTGAATATGTCAGCGATGAGGATTTGATCTGGGCTTTCCTCGGTAATGCCTCATTCTACAATAGTCAGGGATTGTATGATCAAGCAGAACCTTGGTATGAGCAGTGTTTAGAAGTTACAAAAAAGCGCTTGGGAGAAGAACATCCCTCTGTCGCAACTAGCCTCAGCAGCCTGGGGTTACTCTACAACTCCCAAGGAAGATACACAGAAGCTGAACCTTTGTTCCAACAAGCATTGGAACTAACGCGACGCCTCCTGGGAGATGAACATTCCTCTGTCGCAAGTAGCCTCAACAACCTGGCGTTACTCTACAACTCCCAAGGAAGATACGCAGAAGCTGAACCTTTGTTCCAACAAGCATTGGAACTATACCGACGCTTACTGGGAGATGAACATCCTCATGTCGCACTCAGCCTCAACAACCTGGCGTTACTCTACAACTCCCAAGGAAGATACGCAGAAGCTAAACCTTTGTTCCAACAAGCATTGGAACTATACCGACGCTTACTGGGAGATGAACATCCTCATGTCGCACTCAGCCTCAACAACCTGGCGTTACTCTACAACTCCCAAGGAAGATACGCAGAAGCTAAACCTTTGTTCCAACAAGCATTGGAACTATACCGACGCTTACTGGGAGATGAACATCCTCATGTCGCACTCAGCCTCAACAACCTGGCGTTACTCTACAACTCCCAAGGAAGATACGCAGAAGCTAAACCTTTGTTCCAACAAGCATTGGAACTATACCGACGCTTACTGGGAGATGAACATCCTCATGTCGCACTCAGCCTCAACAACCTGGCGTTACTCTACAACTCCCAAGGAAGATACGCAGAAGCTAAACCTTTGTTCCAACAAGCATTGGAACTATACCGACGCTTACTGGGAGATGAACATCCTCATGTCGCACTCAGCCTCAACAACCTGGCAGAACTCTACAACTCCCAAGGAAAATACGCAGAAGCTGAACCTTTGTTGCAACAAGCATTGGAACTATCGCGACGCCTGCTGGGAGATGAACATCCCAATGTCGCACTCAGCCTCAACAACCTGGCGGGACTCTACGACTCCCAAGGAAGATACGCAGAAGCTGAACCTTTGTTGCAACAAGCATTGGAACTATCGCGACGCCTGCTGGGAGATGAACATCCCTCCGTCGCAACTAGCCTCGGCAACCTGGCGGGACTCTACTCTTCCCAAGGAAGATACGCAGAAGCTAAACTTTTGTACCTACAAGCTTTGGAACTAAGGCGACGCCTGCTGGGAGATGAACATCCCGATATCGCACAAAGCCTCAATAACCTGGCAGAACTCTACCGTTCCCAAGGAAGATACGCAGAAGCTGAACCGTTGTACAAACAAGCATTGGAACTCACGCGACGCCTGCTGGGAGAAGAACATCCCTCTGTCGCCACTAGCCTCAACAACCTGGCGTTACTCTACTACTCCCAAGGAAGATACGCAGAAGCTGAACCTTTGTTCCAACAAGCTTTGGAACTAATGCGACGCCTGCTGGGAGATGAACATCCTGATATCGCACTCAGCCTCAACAACCTGGCGTTACTGTACGATTCCCAAGGAAGATACACAGAAGCTGAACCTTTGCACCAACAAGCATTGGAACTAATGCGACGCCTGCTGGGAGATGAACATCCCTCTGTCGCCACTAGCCTCAATAACCTGGCAGAACTCTACCGTTCCCAAGGAAGATACGCAGAAGCTGAACCTTTGTACAAACAAGCATTGGAACTAATGCGACGCCTGCTGGGAGATGAACATCCCTCTGTCGCACAAAGCCTCAACAACCTGGCGGGAATCTACTACTCCCAAGGAAGATACATAGAAGCTGAACCTTTGTTCCAACAAGCTTTGGAACTATCGCGACGCCTGCTGGGAGATGAACATCCCGATATCCCACAAAGCCTCAACAACCTGGCGGGAATCTACTACTCCCAAGGAAGATACGCAGAAGCTGAACCTTTGTTCCAACAAGCTTTGGAACTATCGCGACGCCTGCTGGGAGATGAACATCCTGATGTCGCACAAAGCCTCAACAACCTGGCAGAACTCTACCGTTCCCAAGGAAGATACGCAGAAGCTGAACCTTTGTACAAACAAGCGTTGGAGATTTGTGAGCGACACTTAGGAGTAGATCATCTATGTACAATGACGGTTCGGAGAAATTACGCAATTTGCTTGAGGCGGGGATATTTTTGA
- a CDS encoding SMP-30/gluconolactonase/LRE family protein codes for MNKLTSFVLAALLFSGGLTQLTQASANNKKWHTNQISITHMEDLSPVDTKAPTIAGRIVRYDSRINSLVPADAKLEKLADGFRWAEGPLWNRNENYLLFSDVQTNKIYKWEPGKGISTYLSPSGYTGDTPFNGLEPGSNGLTFDSQGRLVLCEHGDRRVARLEDRENNIKTTLADRYDNKRLNSPNDLVYKSNGDLYFTDPPYGLPTQRFDDPQKELPFSGVYRLSSDGKLTLLTDEIRSPNGIAFSPDEKILYIADSTTKQSRWLAYDVAPDGTLQNGRTFADAWRWERNRKGFADGIKVDQAGNVYAAAPEAVFIFAPDGTLLGSIETGDKTSNLAWGEDGHTLFITANTAIYRIRLTATGKGYGT; via the coding sequence ATGAACAAGCTCACTTCATTTGTTCTAGCAGCACTTTTGTTTAGTGGTGGTTTGACACAATTGACACAAGCATCCGCTAACAACAAAAAATGGCATACCAATCAGATTAGCATTACGCATATGGAAGATTTGTCGCCGGTTGACACTAAGGCTCCCACTATTGCTGGCAGAATTGTCCGCTATGATTCCCGTATTAACAGTCTTGTTCCCGCTGATGCCAAATTAGAAAAATTGGCGGATGGATTTCGCTGGGCAGAAGGTCCCCTGTGGAATCGAAACGAGAATTATCTGCTGTTTTCGGATGTGCAAACCAATAAAATCTACAAATGGGAACCGGGGAAAGGGATCTCGACTTATTTGAGTCCCAGTGGATATACGGGGGACACTCCCTTTAACGGACTAGAACCCGGTTCTAATGGGTTAACCTTTGATAGCCAGGGGAGACTGGTGCTGTGTGAACATGGCGATCGTCGCGTTGCTCGGTTAGAGGACAGAGAGAACAACATCAAAACTACTCTGGCAGATCGGTATGACAATAAACGGTTGAACAGTCCCAATGACCTGGTTTACAAATCTAATGGGGACCTGTACTTTACCGATCCCCCCTATGGTTTGCCAACCCAAAGATTTGATGATCCACAGAAGGAACTCCCGTTCAGTGGCGTTTACCGCCTATCGTCCGATGGCAAGTTAACGCTATTGACTGATGAGATTCGTTCTCCCAATGGCATTGCATTTTCTCCAGATGAAAAGATTCTCTATATCGCCGATTCAACCACTAAACAATCGAGATGGCTGGCATACGACGTCGCACCGGACGGCACGCTTCAAAATGGTCGCACGTTTGCGGATGCCTGGAGATGGGAACGCAACCGCAAGGGTTTTGCCGATGGAATCAAGGTTGATCAGGCAGGTAATGTGTACGCTGCTGCACCCGAGGCAGTTTTCATTTTTGCTCCCGATGGGACGCTTCTGGGGAGTATTGAAACGGGTGATAAAACAAGCAATTTAGCCTGGGGAGAAGATGGTCATACCCTCTTTATTACAGCCAACACAGCCATCTATCGCATTCGCTTGACTGCCACAGGCAAGGGATACGGGACTTAA
- a CDS encoding class I SAM-dependent methyltransferase has protein sequence MNNQPSETRNSARQFAKIYIDCGDPLGWFEALYLAANENPYVIPWADMKPNPNILAWIDKKAPSFFQGLQVLVVGCGLGDDAEKFAELGCHVVAFDISLTAIKWCQQRFPLSSVKYVAADLLKPPTEWNQSFDLVIEAYTLQVLPPDIRTSALEKIASFVRPQGRLLIVARGRDEENPPGTMPWPLTKTELSEDAVGLNAISPLEDYFDNEVPPVRRFRIEFINHNYLV, from the coding sequence ATGAATAATCAACCTTCAGAAACAAGAAACAGCGCTAGACAGTTCGCGAAAATTTACATTGATTGTGGTGATCCTTTAGGTTGGTTTGAAGCACTATATTTAGCTGCTAATGAGAATCCTTATGTAATTCCTTGGGCTGATATGAAGCCAAATCCGAATATACTAGCTTGGATTGATAAAAAAGCACCGTCTTTTTTCCAGGGTTTACAAGTTCTTGTAGTTGGATGTGGACTTGGAGATGATGCAGAAAAATTTGCTGAACTTGGTTGTCATGTAGTTGCGTTTGATATTTCTTTGACGGCTATCAAGTGGTGTCAGCAACGCTTTCCATTATCATCAGTGAAGTATGTTGCGGCAGATTTACTTAAACCTCCAACTGAGTGGAATCAGTCGTTTGATCTTGTTATTGAAGCATATACTTTACAAGTTTTACCTCCTGACATTCGTACATCTGCACTAGAAAAAATAGCTAGTTTTGTTCGACCGCAAGGTAGGTTACTAATTGTTGCACGTGGACGCGATGAAGAAAATCCACCTGGTACAATGCCATGGCCACTTACGAAAACAGAACTTTCCGAGGATGCTGTTGGGTTAAATGCTATCTCTCCTTTAGAAGACTACTTTGATAATGAAGTACCACCCGTCAGGCGATTTAGAATCGAATTTATCAATCATAATTATCTGGTATAA
- a CDS encoding MFS transporter — MDEKSREPSQKSLISLDFLNLFLSDVRDGVGPYLAIFLKASENWHPADIGIAMSASTVATVIAQTPAGGLVDRLRQKRMLIVAGATLVSIGCIVIALLPSFPVVIGGQILIGLAAAVFPPAIAAISLGLVGHNKFDRRVGRNEAFNHGGNVLAAVLAGVVGHFITRKGIFFLVAAMAGASAVAVSRIREKEIDHELARGAAAEDEDTPEKEGHQVSGFMQLFSDRRILLFCLAVILFHFANAAMLPLVGQRLSEGKATGATLYMSACMIVAQLVMIPSASLAGRLAHTARKPVFLLAFAVLPIRGVLYTLTDNPYFLVSVQILDGVAGGIFGVLSVLMVADLTKGTGRFNITQGALNTAIGIGAGLSNLIAGFVVEKAGYNTAFLGLAAIAAVATVIFWMLVPETKGSHKAQSLVSSES, encoded by the coding sequence ATGGATGAAAAAAGTAGAGAACCAAGTCAGAAAAGTTTAATATCACTCGATTTCTTAAATCTTTTTCTATCAGATGTACGTGATGGCGTTGGTCCATATTTAGCTATTTTTTTGAAAGCTTCAGAAAATTGGCATCCAGCCGATATTGGAATTGCAATGTCCGCTTCAACTGTTGCAACAGTCATTGCACAGACACCAGCAGGTGGGTTGGTAGATAGATTGCGTCAAAAACGAATGTTGATTGTGGCGGGTGCGACGCTTGTATCTATTGGTTGTATTGTAATAGCACTGTTACCGAGTTTTCCGGTAGTTATTGGTGGTCAAATTTTAATTGGTTTAGCAGCGGCTGTGTTTCCACCGGCGATCGCCGCTATTAGTTTAGGACTAGTAGGACATAATAAATTTGATCGCCGAGTTGGTCGCAATGAGGCGTTTAATCATGGGGGTAATGTACTTGCAGCAGTTTTGGCTGGTGTGGTAGGTCATTTTATTACTCGCAAAGGCATCTTTTTTCTGGTTGCAGCAATGGCGGGGGCTAGTGCAGTCGCCGTTTCGAGGATTCGTGAAAAGGAAATTGACCATGAATTAGCGCGTGGGGCTGCAGCAGAGGATGAGGACACTCCAGAAAAAGAGGGGCATCAAGTCTCTGGGTTTATGCAGTTGTTTAGCGATCGCCGCATACTTTTATTTTGTCTTGCAGTAATTCTGTTTCACTTTGCCAATGCGGCGATGTTACCACTCGTCGGTCAAAGACTCTCAGAAGGCAAAGCTACAGGAGCTACACTTTATATGTCAGCTTGCATGATCGTAGCTCAGTTGGTGATGATTCCTTCTGCTAGTTTGGCTGGTCGTTTGGCCCATACTGCCAGAAAACCTGTCTTTTTGCTTGCCTTTGCTGTGTTGCCAATTCGTGGTGTACTTTATACTCTAACGGATAATCCTTATTTTTTGGTTTCTGTACAGATTTTAGATGGAGTTGCTGGCGGTATTTTCGGAGTACTTTCTGTACTCATGGTTGCGGATTTAACTAAGGGCACAGGTCGGTTTAATATCACACAAGGAGCATTAAATACTGCTATTGGTATAGGTGCTGGTCTGAGTAATCTGATAGCTGGGTTTGTTGTGGAAAAGGCTGGCTACAATACTGCTTTTTTGGGCTTGGCTGCGATCGCCGCTGTTGCTACTGTTATTTTCTGGATGTTGGTACCAGAAACCAAAGGTTCACACAAAGCACAATCTTTGGTTTCAAGCGAGTCTTGA
- the ilvA gene encoding threonine ammonia-lyase, biosynthetic, with protein MLCDYLVQILTARVYDVAQETPLDYAPNLSARLNNKLLLKREDMQSVFSFKLRGAYNKMAQLPPDLLVQGVIAASAGNHAQGVALAARHIGTRAIIVMPVTTPQVKIDAVRARGGEVVLHGDTYDDAYALARQLEVEKGMTFIHPFDDPYVIAGQGTIGMEILRQYQQPIDAIFVAIGGGGLISGIAAYVKRLRPEIKIIGVEPVDADAMHQSLKAGKRVRLPQVGLFADGVAVREVGEETFRLCQEYVDDIILVDTDHTCAAIKDVFEDTRSILEPAGALAIAAAKAYVEREQIQGQTLIAVACGANMNFDRLRFVAERAELGERREAIFAVAIPEERGSLRKFCECIGRRNLTEFSYRIAGDKEAHIFVGVQIQNRADAAKMVKTFEANGFKTIDLTDDELTKLHLRHMVGGHSHLAKNELLYRFEFPERPGALMKFVSSMSPDWNISLFHYRNNGADYGRIVVGMQVSPHEMEQWRAFLNTLGYRYWDESQNPAYKLFLG; from the coding sequence ATGCTTTGCGACTACCTTGTACAAATCCTGACTGCCCGCGTGTACGATGTTGCTCAAGAAACGCCCTTGGATTATGCTCCCAATCTATCCGCACGACTGAATAATAAACTCCTACTCAAGCGGGAAGATATGCAGTCAGTCTTTTCCTTTAAGCTGCGGGGTGCTTATAACAAGATGGCGCAACTACCGCCGGATTTACTGGTACAAGGTGTGATTGCTGCATCTGCGGGAAACCATGCCCAGGGCGTTGCTCTTGCTGCCCGTCACATCGGAACACGAGCAATTATTGTTATGCCGGTAACCACACCTCAGGTGAAGATAGATGCAGTCAGAGCCAGAGGGGGGGAGGTAGTATTGCATGGAGATACTTACGATGATGCCTATGCCTTAGCCCGTCAACTAGAGGTAGAAAAAGGTATGACTTTTATTCATCCCTTTGATGATCCGTATGTGATTGCTGGGCAAGGAACAATCGGGATGGAAATTCTGCGACAATATCAGCAACCCATCGACGCTATTTTTGTGGCAATTGGTGGAGGTGGACTGATTTCTGGGATTGCAGCATATGTGAAACGGTTGCGTCCTGAAATTAAAATAATTGGTGTTGAGCCAGTGGATGCTGATGCCATGCATCAATCGCTGAAAGCAGGGAAGCGGGTACGCTTACCTCAAGTAGGCTTATTTGCTGATGGGGTAGCAGTGCGGGAAGTCGGAGAAGAAACTTTCCGTTTGTGTCAGGAGTATGTGGATGACATCATTTTAGTTGATACAGATCATACTTGTGCTGCGATTAAAGACGTGTTTGAGGATACACGCTCGATTTTGGAACCAGCAGGTGCATTGGCGATCGCCGCTGCAAAAGCCTATGTCGAACGAGAACAAATCCAGGGACAAACGTTAATCGCCGTTGCCTGCGGTGCTAACATGAACTTTGATCGCCTCCGCTTTGTTGCTGAACGAGCAGAATTGGGTGAACGCCGCGAAGCCATTTTTGCTGTCGCGATTCCTGAAGAACGGGGCAGTCTTCGCAAGTTTTGTGAATGTATTGGCAGACGCAATCTAACTGAATTTAGCTATCGCATTGCTGGTGATAAAGAAGCACATATTTTTGTGGGAGTGCAAATTCAAAACCGTGCTGATGCAGCAAAGATGGTTAAAACCTTTGAAGCTAATGGGTTCAAAACCATAGACTTAACCGATGACGAACTGACAAAATTGCACTTGCGGCACATGGTTGGTGGACACTCTCACCTTGCTAAGAATGAGTTGCTCTACCGTTTTGAGTTTCCTGAACGTCCCGGTGCATTGATGAAATTCGTCAGTTCCATGAGTCCCGATTGGAATATCAGCCTCTTTCATTACCGCAACAATGGGGCAGATTACGGGCGAATTGTCGTGGGAATGCAGGTATCTCCCCACGAAATGGAGCAATGGCGAGCATTTCTGAATACGCTGGGTTACCGCTACTGGGATGAAAGCCAGAATCCAGCATACAAGTTGTTTTTAGGATGA